The Terriglobus sp. TAA 43 sequence GGCTGCGCCGAAAGCTCGCTCATCATCTGCGAAAGCGCAACTGTGTTTGGCGGCAACGCAGCCTGATCGTTGGCAATGTTCCGCGCAACATCCGCCTTCGTCGCACATCCAGCGAGAAGCAAGAGAGTGGAGAGTCGTAGAACGTCCCATGCGCGCATGCAACTTATACGATGCACCTTTGCATCGCGAAGTCGATATAGACATGCACCAGAAAAATGCGCCAGGTCTCTTGGCGTCTAGACCTCTCGTTGTTTCTTGTCTACCTGAGGGAAAGGCCATATCAGCAAGAGGGAGACCATGATCGACAACGGGATGGAAAGGAGATCCCACCCGTCTCCGTGTAGACTGCCCATTCTCAAGGCGAGTCGGCCCAGTTCAAGGACTACGAATCCAGGCAAAGTCAAAAGAGCAACAAGGCCGTGGGCTATGACGCCTGCATAGCTATTTGATAAGAACACCGGGGCAATCGCTGTTGCGAGTAGCGATGGAAAGATGCCAAGCCAAAATTCCAGCCTTGTCAGTTGGCGCATCTCTCACCTCGAGCTCTGGGGGCTTCGATCCTGGGATCAAAACGGCCCACGATTCCTATCCTTCGTTCAACTTCTTCACCACGAGTTCGTTCAGCAGTGCGGGATTCGCCTGGCCCTTCGACAAACGCATCACCTGTCCAACGAAGAATGCGCTCACTGTCGTCTTGCCGCCCTTGTACTGCTCCACCTGCTTTGGATTTGCAGCGATCACTTCGTCGATCATCTTTTCAATCGCACCGGTGTCGCTGATCTGTTCCGGCTTTTCGCGATCGTAGACTGTGGCGAAATCTTCGTTCTTCTCAAAGCTGATGTCGAAGAGACCCTTCAACTGCTTGGAAGAAAGCTTGCCTTCTTCCAGAAGATCCGCAGCCTGCACAATGCCCTTCATCGATACCGGCGACTGCGAAAGTTCAAGACCTGCGGCGTTCAAACGTCCGATCAACTCACCGAGCAAAAGGTTCGCAACACGCTTCGCGCTCTTTGCCGTCTTTGCCGCAGCTTCAAAGGTATCGGCGAAGCTGCGGTCCGATGCGAACGTTGCTGCGTCCTGTGCCGTGAGGTCATACTCCGCAATCAGCCGCGCACGTTTGGCTTCCGGAAGCTCCGGCAGATTCTTAAGGATGGATTCCTTCCACGCGCTATCGACGATCAGTGCCGGAAGATCGGGTTCAGGGAAATAGCGATAGTCATGCGCGGCTTCCTTGCTGCGCATGGAGTACGTGCGGCCTTCGGCAGAGTTGTACAGGCGCGATTCCTGCACCACACGCGCACCGCTCTCCACCACTTCCACCTGACGCTCAATTTCATAATGGATGGCATCGCGGATGAAGCGGAAACTGTTCACGTTCTTCACTTCAGCCTTGGTGCCATACTCCGGCGCGCCCTTCAGCATGACGGAGACGTTGGCATCGCAACGCAGCGACCCCTCTTCCATGTTGCAGTCCGAGACGCCGGTGTACAGAAGGATTTCCTTCAGCTTGGTGAGGTACTCGTAGGCTTCTTCCGGCGTGCGAAGGTCGGGTTCGCTGACGATCTCCACCAGCGGCGTTCCGCAGCGGTTCAGATCGATATAAGTGCGGTTGGCGCTATCGGCGAAGCCGTCGTGAATGCTCTTACCCGCGTCCTCTTCCATGTGCAGACGCGTGATGCCGATACGGCGTGTGCAACCCTTGCCATCGCTGACGTCCAGCCATCCGTTCTCTGCAATTGGCTTATCGAATTGCGAGATCTGGTAACCCTTGGGCGAGTCGGGATAGAAGTAGTTCTTGCGCGCGAAGATGCTTTCTTCGTTGATGGTGAGGTTCAGCGCCTTTGACGCCAGCACAGCAAACTCCACCGCTTGCCGGTTCAACACAGGCAGCGCGCCGGGCAAGCCCAGGCATACGGGGCAGACGTGGGTATTGGGGTCGCCACCGTACTTGTTGATGCAGCCGCAGAAGGCCTTCGTCTGCGTCAGTAACTGTACGTGGACCTCCAACCCGATCACGGGCTGGTACTTAGCGAGAATCTCAGGAGAAACACCGGCAACGAGCGACATATCTATCTTTCATTCTAGCGAAGGCGGGTGGAGAACCATTTTGGGAATCGCAGAATTCGCAGTCCTCCGACCGCTTGCACGTTAGCACGCGGTCACGTATTACTCCTGTATCCCGATTTTCTGATTGACACTGCCGGGTGAATTCTTTGTCCGGCAGATATTTTGAGGTACTTTTCCCATGCCGCCCGTTGCCCTGCCTGGCAGCCTGCTTCGCGCCGTCGCCGCATCCTGGCTGATGGCAGCATGCTGCATTCCCGCGTTTGCCAAAGATCAGGTTCCGGACTGGGTGAAAACCGCAGCCCAAACCTCCACCGATAAGGTTTCGAGAGAAGCCGACGCCGCCGTCCTGCTGGAAGAAGTCGCATATACCGTTGCGCCGAATGGTTCGCTTGTGGAACATGTGCGCCGCGTGGTGAAAATTCTGCGTCCGCAGGGCCGCAAGCAGACAGAGATGTTTGCCTACTACCGCAGTTCGCGGGACAAGCTGAACTATCTGCACATCTGGAGCATTGGCCCGGACGGCAAGGAATATGCCCCCAAAGACAAGGAACAAAGCGATCTTGCAACCGATGGCGGATTCGCACTGTACAGCGATTTCCGCGTCCGTGGACTGACGCCCCCGGCCATGGATGTGGGTGGCATTGCCGCCATGGAATATGAGCGGCAGGAACAACCCTACGAAAACGACATTATCTGGAGACCAGGGGAGGACATCCCGATTTTGCGGGAGCGCCTGACCCTGAACCTGCCGGACGGTTACACCTACAAAGCCACCTGGAAAGGCAAACCCAAGGCCCAGCCCGTGGATGCTGAACATGGAAAGACGCTTTGGGAGGTGGAGAACCAGGAGTCACTGGTAACGCACGACCGCGTTCCGCTATCGCCCAACCAATTCGCCATTGCACCGCGCATGGACATCTTCTACCAGGGTCCGGTCACGACTCCGTATGGAGCGATGACGGGCGATTGGAAGAGCATTGGCGAATGGTACGAGCGGCTGGCCAAGGACCGTAACAAGCCGGACCCAGCAATCACTGCAAAGGCGCAGGAGCTGGTCGCCGGCAAAACCGACTTCCGTGATCGCGTGGCTGCGGTATCCAACTTCGTGCAGAGTGATATTCGCTATGTTGCGATTGAAATTGGTGTCGGTGGTAATCAGCCGCATCCCGCAGCGGATATTTTCCGAGCGCGCTATGGCGACTGCAAGGACAAGGCCACACTTTTGAGTGCCATGCTGGATGCAGTTGGCGTGCGCTCCACATGGGTGATGGTGGATACCCACCGCGGCATGATCAGTAGCGACGCGCCGTCGCTTATGGGCAACCATATGATTGCCGCCATTGAGCTGCCCGCGAATTACATGCCCAAAGAGATGTATAGCGTGGTCATAGCGAAGAGCGGAAAACGCTTTCTGATCTTCGATCCCACATGGGAGAAGACACCGTTCGGCCAACTTGAGCATGAACTCCAGGGCAGCGATGCATTGCTGGTGGATGGAGCCGACAGTCAGGCCATCCGTCTCCCCATTCTGAAACCAGAACAGAATCACGTTCAGCGCAAAGCCAGCTTCCAGCTCGCAGCAGACGGCACGCTTTCAGGAACCGTGACACAAGAGGAAGGCGGCGACATTGCACGTACCCTGCGCGCGCTCTCTCTGAATGACGAGAAAACGCAGCAGCAAGCATTGGATCGGTCACTGGCCAGGGATCTTCGAGCTTTCCACGTGGAAGGCATGAAGATGGAGAACACTGCGGCGCTGGATCGCAACCTGCAGCTTCAATACACCATCAAGGCAGACCACTTTGCAGAGCCTGTCGGCAATCTTTTCGCTATCCGTCCGCGCGTGCTGGGAACTGAATCAATGCGGGTGGATGAGAAGCCACGCATCCTTCCCATTGATCTTGGGGAGACGCGCCTCATCCATGACGACTTCACCATCGAGTTACCAGCAGGCTTCTCTGTGGATGAACTGCCGCCACCGGTACATATAGACCTCGGCTTTGCCTCCTATACCAGCGAGAGCAAAGTGGTGGACCATGCGATTCATTACAGCCGCACGTACACCGTGCGCGAAGTAAGCCTGCCTGCCGAGCGTTATGCCGATGTGCAGAAGTTGGCACGCATCATTCAAGCCGACGAACAAAGTAGCGCTGTATTAAAGCGCGCCAATTAATTTCTCAGTACGACCCACTTAGGAGTTCCACGTTATGAAGTTCCGCCTTATCGCAGCCGCTGCACTTGCTCTTGCGATCACACCGCTCAACCATGCACAACAATGGACCGCACCTACTCCGGAAGAGTTGAAGATGACTTCATTCGCCGACGTTCCGGGCGCCGATGCCATTGTGCTGAACAAGGAAGAGATCGACGATGACGACATGCATGTGCAGCACCACTACATGCGCATCAAAGTTCTGACGGAAAAAGGTCTGAAGTACGCCGACATCGAAGTTGATTTCAATAAGAAAACGGATTCGTCCGGTTACACCATTGGCGAGTTCTCTGCACGCACTGTGCAGCCGGACGGCACAATCGTTCCATTTACCGGCAAAGGCATGGACAAGGTCCTGGAGAAGGACGCAATTAATAACTACACCCGACGCGCTTACACCTTGCCAGCCGCTAAGGTGGGCAGCATCCTGGAATATCGCTACTCGATCCGGCGTGACGATAACTGGTTCTCGTCACCGCGGTGGATCATGCAGGGCGACCTCTATATCAAGAGCGAGCACTACCTTTGGAAGCCGACAGACCATCCGCTTGTGACACGATCACGCGGTGGCCGCGAGAATATTTCGGAACGTCTGACCTGGGCCAAGGCACTTCCCGCAGGGTTGGATGTAGCGCAGATTAAGACGCCGAACGGTCGCATTCAGTTTGAGGTCACTGCATCCGACGTTATGCCGTTTGCGAACGAGCAGTACATGCCTCCCATCTACTCTTCGCGTTACCACGTGTTCTTCTATTACACGCCTTACTACAACGGTAAGGATTACTGGGATACGGAGATCAAGTATTGGAACTCCGACACCAACAAGTTCACAGGCAGCAACAGCACAGTTTCTTCCACTGCACACGAGATCACTACAGGCGCAACCACGGATGAGGATAAGGCAAGAAAGCTCTATGCCTTTGTAATGACGCTCGAGAATACGGATTACACGCGCGAGCGGACATCGCAAGAAGAAAAGAAAGAGATCAAGTCGGCGGAAGATGTTCTGAAGCGGAAGCATGGATCTGCAAACCAGATTGCCATGACGTATGTCGCTCTGGCACGTGCTGCTGGGCTGAAGGCAGATGCCATGCTCGTCTCAGACCGCTCCTATCTCATCCTGGACGTGAGCTGGCTGGATATTTCGCAGCTTACGGACACCATCGCGATTGTGAACTATGGCGGCCAGGACCATTACCTGGATCCGGGCAGCCGTTACACCCCCTTTGGCCACCTGGAATGGGATCACACTATTTCCGGCGGTATCCGAGAAGACAATAAAAACGCAGCGCAGCAGTTCACCATGACTCCTAGTGACACTTATAAGTACTCGCACACGTCGCGCGTGGGAGATTTGACGATTGCAGACGATGGTCACATGACCGGAAAGGTGACGTTGACCTTTGAAGGCAGCCCCGCACTCCGCTGGCGCCACGTTGCATTGAAGAACGACGATGCAGAACTGAAGGATCAACTGAAGAAAGAAATCGAATCGATGCTGCCAAGTGGCTCTGAAGTGAACGTGGCATCGATTGGAAACCTTACTAACGGCGAGCTCCCGCTGAAGGTAGAAGCCACTGTAAGTGGCCGCATCGGCAACAGTGTTGGATCACGTGTGATGCTGCCCAGCGTATTGTTTGAGAACAATAACAATCCGCGCTTCCCGCATGAAAAGCGCGATCAAGCCGTCTATTTTCCTTACTCGGAGCTGAGCCAGGATGCCGTACGCTATACGCTTCCCGCCGGCTGGGCCGTAGATTCCGCTCCTGTCAACCAGGTAACCTCGTTTGAAAAGCTGGCAGCTTATACTCTCACCTCGCAGCAGAAAGCGAACACCATCACACTGCGGCGCGACTTCATTATGGGCGATATCTATTTCCCGAATGATAAGTACAAGGAACTCCGCACCTTCTACAACGACTTTGAAGCAAAAGATCATAGTAATGTCGTTATCAAACGCAGCCCTGCCACTGCCTCAACGGCTGCTTCCGCTAGTGCACAGTAATCAATCATCCATAGAAAAAGAGGCGCTCCTTCGGGAGCGCCTCTTTTTTCGTGTGTGCTGTAGCGTTCAGGGGATAGGTTCGTAAGTCACGTAGGCAAACGAATGAGAATCCGGCGACCACGAATTTACATTGATCGTTCCCTGCCCACCGATCGCCGTGACTAACGGCTTAGGAGCCGATGCTGGTGTTCCTTTGTGCAATGGCACTCCCATGATCTGCACCTGTACCGTGCGAGGATCGTGCGTGGCTGTTCCCTTCGGGTAGGCAATGTAAACCAGCATCTTTCCGTTGGGCGATGGATGCGGGAACCAGTCCTCATTGCCATCGGCAATCATCTTCTCAGCGCGTTCATCTGCTTGGCCCGCGCCCGTAACAGGCATGCGCCAGATTGATTGCTGCCCAGTTCGCTCGCTGTTGAAATAGATCGTGCGGCCATCCGGTGTAACGTCCGGTCCGTCATCGCGGCGTTCGTCTGTTGTCAGTCTCACCTCCGAACCACTATTGAGCCGAAGGCTATATAGATCAAATTGCTTTGTGCCATTGCGTTGCGCAACGAAGACAATCGTGTTGCCGTCCGGGGTGAAACCGTGAAAGTAGCTGTTCCATTCCGTCGTTAACGGACGGATGTTTGTGCCGTCTGCATTTGCGAGATATACGTTCGATCCCTTTGCGGGAGCTTTCGTAGCAGAAAACACAAACAATTTGCCGTCCGGCGAAAAGCCCTTGTCGTTGTTACAGCGATATTCCGAAGGAATCTGTAGGCGTTGTGGCTTCAAAGATCCATCGGGCTGCGGATCCATCCGATAGATCGTGCCGCCTGAGTTTGCAATCAGGAATTTTCCATCCGGCGACCATGTGGGAGCCTCCCACACCGCGTCCGCCTGAAAGACTTGGTGTGTCTTGTGGTCATTCATGCGATAGATCCACATGCGGCTGCGCAATGGCTGAGGCGGCGGTGTTGCTGCCTGCTGTGCAACCACTGCCCCTGTAACAAGGCATCCTAAAATTACGCTGTATCGAGCCATCATCCCGCCTTCACGGCACAACCTGACACCACTTTTCTGAACGACGGAAGACTACACTGAAAAGGCAATGATTCTCCCCTTTGTCCGCGACATGATTGCGGACCTGGAACATACCGAACCGTTTGAGCGCCTGCGTCGCCATCTTTCCGGCGGGTCGGGGCGACGCCGCGTCTCTGGGCTGACTGCAACAGCGCGCGCCATTTATCTGCCGTTAATGATTCGCGCCAGCAATGCTCCGGCGCTGATTCTGGTAAGCGATAACAAGGCCGCGGAAGCGCTCCATGCGCAGCTTAATGCCACATGCGAATTGACCGGTGCGCTGAAGTGCGAAGAGGTTCTACGCCTGCCCGCACATGATGTTTTGCCGTTTGAGAATCTGTCGCCGCACGCCGAAATTGCCGAGCAGCGCGCAAGCACTCTATGGAAGATCTGCACAGGCGCGGCGCGTGTGGTGATTGCGCCATTGGAAGCCGCGTGCATGATCCTGTTCGGTCGTGATTATTACGCGGCACTCACCATTGAACTGAAGCGCGGTGAAGAGCATGACACCACCATGCTGCTGGAGCATCTGCTAACGGTGGGTTACACGCGCGTGGATGTGGTTGAAATGCCCGGACAGGTGACTCTGCGCGGCGGCATTATGGATGTCTATTCGCCAGAGATGGATCGGCCTGTCCGCATTGATTTCTTCGGCGACGAGATCGAGTCCATGCGCAAGTTCGATCCGGAGACGCAACGCTCGTCTTCACCCGTGGATGAAATCACCCTGCTACCGCTGACGGAAACGCCCGTAACAGAAAAGCTGTTGGGCGCAGTACACGCGCGGCTTGTTCGTGGTGGCGCTGCCGGCGCAGAGCTGGAAGGCGGCGAAGAGCCGCGCGAGATTGCATCCAGCGTTGGGAATGTTTCGGTCTTTCCCGGATGGGAGTTTTTCGCACCTGTGGCAGGCGCGGCAAGCACGCTGCTGGACCTGATGGGCCCGAAGACACGCGTGTACGTGGAAGAGCCCGCCATGGTGAAGAACCAGGGCGAGCGCTGGTGGAACAAGATTGAGCAGCGGCACGACCGCAGTGGCATTGGAAATCTTGTTAAGCCCGGCGATATTTATATCTCGCCATGGGATCTTGAGGATCGCATTCGCCGCTATCCCGGTGTGGAACTGGATCAGCTTGGCGCTGTAGATGTGTTGGAAGTAGACACGTCTTCGCAGACAGAGATTGAATTTGCATCGCGTCCCACGATGCGTTTTCACGGCTCGATTCCTGCCTTCACAGAACATCTGAAATCACTGCAGCAGGCGGATGCGCGCGTGATGATCGCCGCGCCCAATCAGGGCGAAGTGGAACGGCTTGCGGGCATGTTGCAGGAGTACGGACTGGCTTATCGCATTGGTTCGCGCGTGCAGCAGCAGAGCGGCTCTGCAACGGTATACGAAGAGAGTAGCTATCTCACCGGCGACATTCGCACGCCCGTCATCGTGCGTACGCCGCTTGCTGCTGGCGTGCAGTTTCTTGATCTGGACAAAGCGACGGCGCGGCAACTCATTATCTTTGGCGCGCAAGACCTAAATGATGAAGCTGACGTCCAGGCGCGGCCCGTTCAGCGTAAGTCAAAAACAGCAGCCTTCATCAGTGACTTCCGCGACCTTACCGTGGGCGACTACGTTGTCCACGTAGAACACGGCATTGCGAAGTACATGGGCCTTCGCACCATTGACCAGGAAGGCGCTCCCTTGGAGCTGATGATCCTGGAGTTTGCAGACGAGGCAAAGCTCTATGTTCCGCTGACGCGCCTTGATCTGATTCAGAAATATCGCAGCAGCGAAGCCGGGCCTTCACCGGAACTGAACAAGCTGGGCGGGCAGGCGTGGGCCAAGACCAAGGCTCGCGTCAAGAAAGCCATGCAGGACATGACGGAAGAACTGCTGAAGCTGTACGCGCAGCGGCAGGCCGCCATGGGTTTTGCATACACGCAAGACACGCAGATGATGCGTGAGTTTGAAGACGCCTTCGATTACAACGAGACGGACGATCAGATTGCCGCGATTGCGGACATCAAGAACGACATGGAATCGAATCAGCCAATGGATCGGCTGCTATGCGGTGACGTAGGTTATGGCAAAACCGAAGTAGCAATGCGCGCTGCGTTCAAGGCAGTGCAGGATTCAAAACAGGTGGCGATTCTTACGCCAACGACGGTACTCGCATTCCAACACTTTCAATCGTTCAAGAAACGCTTCGCGCGCTTCCCTGTGAACGTTGAACTTGTTTCACGCTTCCGCACGGCAAAGGAACAAAAGAAGATTCTGGAAGACACTGCAGAGGGCAAAGTCGATATCCTCATCGGCACACATCGCCTGCTGTCGAAAGACATTGTTTTTCAGGACCTGGGACTGCTCGTTGTGGATGAAGAGCAGCGCTTTGGTGTGCGACATAAAGAACGCCTGAAACAGATGCGTGCACACATTGATGTGCTCGCGATGAGTGCCACGCCGATTCCACGCACACTGCACATGAGCCTGCTGGGCCTGCGCGATATGAGCGTGATTGAAACGCCCCCCAAAGACCGCATGGCGATTCAAACCATAGTGGCCAAGTTTGATGAGAAGCTGCTGCGTACTGCGATTGAATTAGAGCTGGAACGTAACGGCCAATGCTATTTCGTACACAATCGTGTAGAGACAATCTACGAGCTCGCGTCGAAGATACGCGAACTGGTACCACAGGCGCGCGTGATCACGGCGCATGGACAGATGGCAGAAGGTGAACTTGAAAAGGCGATGCTCGCTTTTATGAATGGTGAGTATGACGTTCTGTGCGCCACGAGCATTATTGAAAACGGCCTCGACATTTCGCGCGCAAATACGATCATCATTAATCGCGCAGATCGCCATGGATTAAGTGAGCTCTATCAGCTTCGTGGTCGCGTGGGCCGCAGCGATCGTAGAGCTTATGCGTATCTTCTGATTCCGCCTGAGAACGAACTTACTGAGGTTGCACGCAGACGCCTTGCCGCGTTGAAAGAATTCAGTGATCTGGGCGCGGGCTTCAAGATTGCGGCGCTTGATCTGGAAC is a genomic window containing:
- the gatB gene encoding Asp-tRNA(Asn)/Glu-tRNA(Gln) amidotransferase subunit GatB, whose product is MSLVAGVSPEILAKYQPVIGLEVHVQLLTQTKAFCGCINKYGGDPNTHVCPVCLGLPGALPVLNRQAVEFAVLASKALNLTINEESIFARKNYFYPDSPKGYQISQFDKPIAENGWLDVSDGKGCTRRIGITRLHMEEDAGKSIHDGFADSANRTYIDLNRCGTPLVEIVSEPDLRTPEEAYEYLTKLKEILLYTGVSDCNMEEGSLRCDANVSVMLKGAPEYGTKAEVKNVNSFRFIRDAIHYEIERQVEVVESGARVVQESRLYNSAEGRTYSMRSKEAAHDYRYFPEPDLPALIVDSAWKESILKNLPELPEAKRARLIAEYDLTAQDAATFASDRSFADTFEAAAKTAKSAKRVANLLLGELIGRLNAAGLELSQSPVSMKGIVQAADLLEEGKLSSKQLKGLFDISFEKNEDFATVYDREKPEQISDTGAIEKMIDEVIAANPKQVEQYKGGKTTVSAFFVGQVMRLSKGQANPALLNELVVKKLNEG
- a CDS encoding DUF3857 and transglutaminase domain-containing protein, yielding MPPVALPGSLLRAVAASWLMAACCIPAFAKDQVPDWVKTAAQTSTDKVSREADAAVLLEEVAYTVAPNGSLVEHVRRVVKILRPQGRKQTEMFAYYRSSRDKLNYLHIWSIGPDGKEYAPKDKEQSDLATDGGFALYSDFRVRGLTPPAMDVGGIAAMEYERQEQPYENDIIWRPGEDIPILRERLTLNLPDGYTYKATWKGKPKAQPVDAEHGKTLWEVENQESLVTHDRVPLSPNQFAIAPRMDIFYQGPVTTPYGAMTGDWKSIGEWYERLAKDRNKPDPAITAKAQELVAGKTDFRDRVAAVSNFVQSDIRYVAIEIGVGGNQPHPAADIFRARYGDCKDKATLLSAMLDAVGVRSTWVMVDTHRGMISSDAPSLMGNHMIAAIELPANYMPKEMYSVVIAKSGKRFLIFDPTWEKTPFGQLEHELQGSDALLVDGADSQAIRLPILKPEQNHVQRKASFQLAADGTLSGTVTQEEGGDIARTLRALSLNDEKTQQQALDRSLARDLRAFHVEGMKMENTAALDRNLQLQYTIKADHFAEPVGNLFAIRPRVLGTESMRVDEKPRILPIDLGETRLIHDDFTIELPAGFSVDELPPPVHIDLGFASYTSESKVVDHAIHYSRTYTVREVSLPAERYADVQKLARIIQADEQSSAVLKRAN
- a CDS encoding DUF3857 and transglutaminase domain-containing protein, which encodes MKFRLIAAAALALAITPLNHAQQWTAPTPEELKMTSFADVPGADAIVLNKEEIDDDDMHVQHHYMRIKVLTEKGLKYADIEVDFNKKTDSSGYTIGEFSARTVQPDGTIVPFTGKGMDKVLEKDAINNYTRRAYTLPAAKVGSILEYRYSIRRDDNWFSSPRWIMQGDLYIKSEHYLWKPTDHPLVTRSRGGRENISERLTWAKALPAGLDVAQIKTPNGRIQFEVTASDVMPFANEQYMPPIYSSRYHVFFYYTPYYNGKDYWDTEIKYWNSDTNKFTGSNSTVSSTAHEITTGATTDEDKARKLYAFVMTLENTDYTRERTSQEEKKEIKSAEDVLKRKHGSANQIAMTYVALARAAGLKADAMLVSDRSYLILDVSWLDISQLTDTIAIVNYGGQDHYLDPGSRYTPFGHLEWDHTISGGIREDNKNAAQQFTMTPSDTYKYSHTSRVGDLTIADDGHMTGKVTLTFEGSPALRWRHVALKNDDAELKDQLKKEIESMLPSGSEVNVASIGNLTNGELPLKVEATVSGRIGNSVGSRVMLPSVLFENNNNPRFPHEKRDQAVYFPYSELSQDAVRYTLPAGWAVDSAPVNQVTSFEKLAAYTLTSQQKANTITLRRDFIMGDIYFPNDKYKELRTFYNDFEAKDHSNVVIKRSPATASTAASASAQ
- a CDS encoding PD40 domain-containing protein, whose amino-acid sequence is MVAQQAATPPPQPLRSRMWIYRMNDHKTHQVFQADAVWEAPTWSPDGKFLIANSGGTIYRMDPQPDGSLKPQRLQIPSEYRCNNDKGFSPDGKLFVFSATKAPAKGSNVYLANADGTNIRPLTTEWNSYFHGFTPDGNTIVFVAQRNGTKQFDLYSLRLNSGSEVRLTTDERRDDGPDVTPDGRTIYFNSERTGQQSIWRMPVTGAGQADERAEKMIADGNEDWFPHPSPNGKMLVYIAYPKGTATHDPRTVQVQIMGVPLHKGTPASAPKPLVTAIGGQGTINVNSWSPDSHSFAYVTYEPIP
- the mfd gene encoding transcription-repair coupling factor, whose product is MILPFVRDMIADLEHTEPFERLRRHLSGGSGRRRVSGLTATARAIYLPLMIRASNAPALILVSDNKAAEALHAQLNATCELTGALKCEEVLRLPAHDVLPFENLSPHAEIAEQRASTLWKICTGAARVVIAPLEAACMILFGRDYYAALTIELKRGEEHDTTMLLEHLLTVGYTRVDVVEMPGQVTLRGGIMDVYSPEMDRPVRIDFFGDEIESMRKFDPETQRSSSPVDEITLLPLTETPVTEKLLGAVHARLVRGGAAGAELEGGEEPREIASSVGNVSVFPGWEFFAPVAGAASTLLDLMGPKTRVYVEEPAMVKNQGERWWNKIEQRHDRSGIGNLVKPGDIYISPWDLEDRIRRYPGVELDQLGAVDVLEVDTSSQTEIEFASRPTMRFHGSIPAFTEHLKSLQQADARVMIAAPNQGEVERLAGMLQEYGLAYRIGSRVQQQSGSATVYEESSYLTGDIRTPVIVRTPLAAGVQFLDLDKATARQLIIFGAQDLNDEADVQARPVQRKSKTAAFISDFRDLTVGDYVVHVEHGIAKYMGLRTIDQEGAPLELMILEFADEAKLYVPLTRLDLIQKYRSSEAGPSPELNKLGGQAWAKTKARVKKAMQDMTEELLKLYAQRQAAMGFAYTQDTQMMREFEDAFDYNETDDQIAAIADIKNDMESNQPMDRLLCGDVGYGKTEVAMRAAFKAVQDSKQVAILTPTTVLAFQHFQSFKKRFARFPVNVELVSRFRTAKEQKKILEDTAEGKVDILIGTHRLLSKDIVFQDLGLLVVDEEQRFGVRHKERLKQMRAHIDVLAMSATPIPRTLHMSLLGLRDMSVIETPPKDRMAIQTIVAKFDEKLLRTAIELELERNGQCYFVHNRVETIYELASKIRELVPQARVITAHGQMAEGELEKAMLAFMNGEYDVLCATSIIENGLDISRANTIIINRADRHGLSELYQLRGRVGRSDRRAYAYLLIPPENELTEVARRRLAALKEFSDLGAGFKIAALDLELRGAGNMLGGEQSGHIEAIGFEMYTSMLQEAVSRIKGELKDERPGVVLNLGISLRIDPTYIAEENQRLRMYKRIAGATDTGVLADVRSEMIDRYGELPDSVANLLAAAEIRLQSERISIAQLDRKRVQMEENRQKVFREMIIIKFDPKAKIDPGMLMKLVSRNTKKGAKFTPQGVLYWPLTSAQSADVIAETKALLEQLDLTPVTA